A single region of the Lycium barbarum isolate Lr01 chromosome 2, ASM1917538v2, whole genome shotgun sequence genome encodes:
- the LOC132629086 gene encoding glycine-rich protein 5-like — MTAAKQNLDRVIHDSPTFFHTKFAVLNCIMQLSIIINHANWPDYLHPPSYSTGTDFSYSLHIYILVKRTATKKSQQQLLSFLPQHLLHIFPYVLLVLQKAILILLSDNSSQEILFIIKTVEQRKGSNMGEHKVFVLSLSFLVLLCFGLYGCVTVEAIGETKFFTSQANAANVVLTTGGYGKGGGGGGGGIGYGGSNGGGCGGVGGGIGGGGGLGYGSGGGGGGGGGGGGFGGGNGNCGGMVGGSGSGQGGPYGGGSGNGGGFGGGNGNGGGFGGGFGNGGGFGGGNGGGYPGYGGGGGQSKFPQVAEGRKN, encoded by the exons ATGACAGCTGCCAAACAAAACCTCGACAGAG TGATTCATGATTCCCCAACTTTCTTCCACACAAAATTTGCAGTATTGAACTGCATCATGCAATTATCAATTATCATAAATCATGCAAATTGGCCTGACTACCTACACCCTCCATCATACTCAACAGGCACAGATTTCTCATATTCTCTGCATATTTATATCTTAGTGAAGAGAACAGCCACCAAGAAAAGCCAACAGCAGCTACTTTCTTTTCTACCCCAACACCTATTGCACATTTTTCCCTATGTTTTGCTAGTTCTccaaaaggctattttgatattgCTTTCAGATAATTCTTCTCAGGAGATCTTATTCATAATCAAAACTGTTGAGCAACGTAAGGGAAGCAATATGGGAGAGCACAAAGTGTTTGTATTGAGTCTCAGTTTCTTGGTTTTGCTGTGTTTTGGGCTTTACGGATGTGTAACAGTTGAAGCAATCGGGGAAACTAAGTTTTTTACTTCTCAGGCTAACGCTGCCAATGTAGTACTAACAACAGGTGGTTATGGTAAAGGCGGTGGAGGTGGTGGGGGAGGTATAGGATATGGTGGCAGTAACGGGGGAGGATGTGGTGGTGTAGGTGGCGGGATAGGAGGTGGCGGCGGTTTAGGCTATGGCTCTGGTGGtggcggtggtggtggtggtggtggtggcggTTTTGGTGGTGGAAATGGTAACTGTGGTGGGATGGTTGGGGGATCTGGCAGTGGCCAGGGTGGTCCATATGGTGGAGGAAGTGGTAATGGCGGTGGTTTTGGTGGAGGAAATGGTAATGGCGGTGGCTTTGGTGGAGGATTTGGTAATGGCGGTGGGTTTGGTGGAGGAAATGGTGGCGGATATCCAGGTTATGGAGGTGGTGGTGGGCAGTCAAAGTTTCCACAAGTGGCTGAAGGGAGGAAGAACTAA
- the LOC132627791 gene encoding uncharacterized protein LOC132627791 isoform X2 → MNLFQEFFVTAMVALIFSCIIVKFVSAAVLKDGKIDHKEKYVVEETKITKGLVVKSRKSKKRVKFVEQEVVGNVDCIETQQPNKVGGVVDQSKNASGEEVFVEKKIEGILRKDDDFKGEKILENLDLIEHCGGEREVSDGHDDGDMSSKIGLLEENDEVKKIEKKIEDILEMGDDFKGEKIPKNLGLIEHCGGEREVSDGHGDAFLCGKIGLLEEKDEVKNEKNIEGILKKGDDFKGEKVPENLGVIEHCGGEREVSDGHDDASLCGKIGLLEEKDIEVKIEKKIEGILEKGDDFKGVKTPENIKEIEQCDGHEDTDMSCKIGLLEEMDEVKKIDELLFVKEEDITNDLVVDEVELGENKVVEIGEGLSKETDTKVMYEDSDDDWEGIERSELEEEFVKAVNFVDEGNGKENLGSESMMQLYGLQKIAMEGPCHEPQPMALKVYARAKWNESCYL, encoded by the exons atgaatcttTTTCAAGAATTCTTTGTTACTGCTATGGTAGCTCTTATATTTTCTTGCATAATTGTGAAATTTGTTTCTGCTGCAGTGTTAAAGGATGGAAAGATTGATCATAAAGAGAAATATGTTGTGGAGGAAACCAAGATTACAAAAGGGTTGGTTGTTAAGAGTAGAAAAAGTAAGAAGAGAGTCAAATTTGTTGAACAAGAAGTTGTTGGAAATGTTGATTGTATTGAAACACAGCAACCAAATAAAGTTGGAGGAGTAGTTGATCAGTCTAAAAATGCTTCAGGGGAAGAGGTGTTTGTTGAGAAGAAAATTGAGGGTATTTTACGGAAAGATGATGACTTTAAGGGAGAAAAGATTCTTGAAAATCTTGATTTGATTGAGCATTGTGGTGGTGAAAGGGAGGTGAGTGATGGTCATGATGATGGCGACATGTCTAGCAAAATTGGGTTGCTGGAGGAAAATGATGAAGTTAAGAAGATTGAGAAAAAAATTGAGGATATTTTAGAGATGGGTGATGACTTTAAGGGAGAAAAGATTCCTAAGAATCTTGGATTGATTGAGCATTGTGGTGGTGAAAGGGAGGTGAGTGATGGTCATGGTGATGCTTTTTTGTGTGGAAAGATTGGGTTGCTGGAGGAAAAGGATGAagttaaaaatgagaaaaatattgaGGGTATTTTAAAGAAAGGTGATGACTTTAAGGGGGAAAAGGTTCCTGAAAACCTTGGAGTCATTGAGCATTGTGGTGGTGAAAGGGAGGTGAGTGATGGTCACGATGATGCCTCTTTGTGTGGAAAAATTGGGTTGCTGGAGGAAAAGGATATTGAAGTTAAGATTGAGAAAAAAATTGAGGGTATTTTAGAGAAAGGTGATGACTTTAAGGGAGTAAAGACTCCTGAAAACATCAAAGAGATCGAGCAATGTGATGGTCATGAGGATACAGATATGTCTTGCAAAATTGGGTTGTTGGAGGAAATGGATGAAGTTAAGAAGATTGATGAGTTGCTTTTTGTTAAGGAGGAAGATATCACGAATGATTTGGTTGTTGATGAAGTTGAGTTAGGTGAAAATAAGGTGGTAGAGATAGGAGAAGGGTTGAGTAAAGAGACAGATACAAAGGTGATGTATgaagatagtgatgatgattgggAAGGAATTGAGAGAAGTGAATTGGAGGAGGAATTTGTTAAAGCTGTAAACTTTGTGGATGAGGGAAATGGGAAGGAGAATTTGGGGAGTGAATCGATGATGCAGTTGTATGGACTCCAGAAAATTGCTATGGAAGGGCCTTGTCATGAACCTCAACCAATGGCATTGAAAGTCTATGCTCGCGCCAAATG GAATGAAAGCTGCTATCTGTAA
- the LOC132627791 gene encoding acyl-CoA-binding domain-containing protein 5-like isoform X1: protein MNLFQEFFVTAMVALIFSCIIVKFVSAAVLKDGKIDHKEKYVVEETKITKGLVVKSRKSKKRVKFVEQEVVGNVDCIETQQPNKVGGVVDQSKNASGEEVFVEKKIEGILRKDDDFKGEKILENLDLIEHCGGEREVSDGHDDGDMSSKIGLLEENDEVKKIEKKIEDILEMGDDFKGEKIPKNLGLIEHCGGEREVSDGHGDAFLCGKIGLLEEKDEVKNEKNIEGILKKGDDFKGEKVPENLGVIEHCGGEREVSDGHDDASLCGKIGLLEEKDIEVKIEKKIEGILEKGDDFKGVKTPENIKEIEQCDGHEDTDMSCKIGLLEEMDEVKKIDELLFVKEEDITNDLVVDEVELGENKVVEIGEGLSKETDTKVMYEDSDDDWEGIERSELEEEFVKAVNFVDEGNGKENLGSESMMQLYGLQKIAMEGPCHEPQPMALKVYARAKWNAWQKMGSMNPEVAMEQYIKLLSDNVPRWTHHSEDDCEVGSSKTKMPGDSDSIPDSFNDISKDERTQEVNRAAEGDDFPGGEKDKE from the exons atgaatcttTTTCAAGAATTCTTTGTTACTGCTATGGTAGCTCTTATATTTTCTTGCATAATTGTGAAATTTGTTTCTGCTGCAGTGTTAAAGGATGGAAAGATTGATCATAAAGAGAAATATGTTGTGGAGGAAACCAAGATTACAAAAGGGTTGGTTGTTAAGAGTAGAAAAAGTAAGAAGAGAGTCAAATTTGTTGAACAAGAAGTTGTTGGAAATGTTGATTGTATTGAAACACAGCAACCAAATAAAGTTGGAGGAGTAGTTGATCAGTCTAAAAATGCTTCAGGGGAAGAGGTGTTTGTTGAGAAGAAAATTGAGGGTATTTTACGGAAAGATGATGACTTTAAGGGAGAAAAGATTCTTGAAAATCTTGATTTGATTGAGCATTGTGGTGGTGAAAGGGAGGTGAGTGATGGTCATGATGATGGCGACATGTCTAGCAAAATTGGGTTGCTGGAGGAAAATGATGAAGTTAAGAAGATTGAGAAAAAAATTGAGGATATTTTAGAGATGGGTGATGACTTTAAGGGAGAAAAGATTCCTAAGAATCTTGGATTGATTGAGCATTGTGGTGGTGAAAGGGAGGTGAGTGATGGTCATGGTGATGCTTTTTTGTGTGGAAAGATTGGGTTGCTGGAGGAAAAGGATGAagttaaaaatgagaaaaatattgaGGGTATTTTAAAGAAAGGTGATGACTTTAAGGGGGAAAAGGTTCCTGAAAACCTTGGAGTCATTGAGCATTGTGGTGGTGAAAGGGAGGTGAGTGATGGTCACGATGATGCCTCTTTGTGTGGAAAAATTGGGTTGCTGGAGGAAAAGGATATTGAAGTTAAGATTGAGAAAAAAATTGAGGGTATTTTAGAGAAAGGTGATGACTTTAAGGGAGTAAAGACTCCTGAAAACATCAAAGAGATCGAGCAATGTGATGGTCATGAGGATACAGATATGTCTTGCAAAATTGGGTTGTTGGAGGAAATGGATGAAGTTAAGAAGATTGATGAGTTGCTTTTTGTTAAGGAGGAAGATATCACGAATGATTTGGTTGTTGATGAAGTTGAGTTAGGTGAAAATAAGGTGGTAGAGATAGGAGAAGGGTTGAGTAAAGAGACAGATACAAAGGTGATGTATgaagatagtgatgatgattgggAAGGAATTGAGAGAAGTGAATTGGAGGAGGAATTTGTTAAAGCTGTAAACTTTGTGGATGAGGGAAATGGGAAGGAGAATTTGGGGAGTGAATCGATGATGCAGTTGTATGGACTCCAGAAAATTGCTATGGAAGGGCCTTGTCATGAACCTCAACCAATGGCATTGAAAGTCTATGCTCGCGCCAAATG GAATGCGTGGCAAAAAATGGGAAGCATGAATCCGGAGGTGGCTATGGAGCAGTATATTAAGCTTCTTTCAGACAATGTTCCCCGATGGACGCATCATAGTGAG GATGATTGTGAAGTAGGGTCTTCAAAAACTAAAATGCCTGGAGATTCAGATTCCATCCCAGATTCTTTTAATGATATAAGCAAAGATGAAAG GACACAGGAAGTGAACCGTGCTGCAGAGGGAGATGATTTTCCTGGAGGTGAAAAG GATAAAGAATGA